The following proteins come from a genomic window of Dysidea avara chromosome 12, odDysAvar1.4, whole genome shotgun sequence:
- the LOC136239810 gene encoding TNF receptor-associated factor 4-like, whose amino-acid sequence MLRPNILKSCLESAKKANSITNACSKCQNEEFVTIPHHQANKILKSLHVFCINKKKGWSDGCQFEDVTCPNECGMCLQRQHLTSHVEDECVGCKVDDVSDLQTQLEKLANRLIGWVLIPVLIVFVSWFVRHDMDKIEESFHNELSLLDNNLTEELIAKFQVKFETKLTEVETAAQKRIAELENILQQKSDELDLVNQWFRWERNIIYEAAKLSSGTEAVPVIVKVPKKAGQRYTVSFYTHHKGYKISLQVYVGRGTHLTVYLYLDKGPHDSQLWWPLKGHCEVKLLNQINDSEHYLGTGELNYNGHESYATRANKWTKDQYMWSSKEFISYEELQNTTTTRQYLKDDSVYFQVDYKLDLCNGTRK is encoded by the exons ATGTTGCGGCCAAACATTCTGAAGTCTTGTCTTGAGAGTGCAAAGAAAGCCAATTCCATTACTAATGCTTGTTCTAAGTGCCAAAACGAGGAGTTTGTTACTATTCCTCATCACCAAGCTAACAAAATCCTTAAAAGCCTCCATGTGTTCTGTATCAACAAAAAGAAAGGAT GGAGTGATGGTTGCCAGTTTGAGGATGTGACATGTCCCAATGAATGTGGAATGTGTTTACAGCGACAACATTTGACCAGTCATGTTGAGGATGAGTGTGTTGGTTGTAAAGTTGATGATGTATCAGATTTACAAACTCAGCTAG AAAAGCTGGCTAACAGACTAATTGGATGGGTGCTCATACCTGTTTTAATTGTGTTTGTGTCCTGGTTTGTTCGTCATGACATGGATAAGATAGAAGAATCATTTCACAATGAGCTGTCATTACTAGATAATAATCTTACAGAAGAGCTCATTGCTAAATTCCAGGTTAAATTCGAAACAAAGCTTACTGAGGTTGAAACAGCTGCTCAGAAAAGGATTGCTGAACTAGAAAATATACTGCAACAGAAAAGTGATGAGCTTGATCTTGTGAACCAATGGTTTCGATGGGAGAGGAACATTATTTATGAAGCAGCAAAATTATCCTCAGGTACAGAAGCTGTTCCGGTGATAGTAAAGGTGCCGAAGAAAGCAGGTCAGCGGTATACCGTTTCATTCTATACTCATCACAAAGGCTACAAAATAAGTTTGCAAGTTTATGTTGGCCGTGGTACTCACTTAACAGTATATTTGTACCTTGATAAAGGTCCACATGATAGCCAGTTGTGGTGGCCATTGAAAGGACATTGTGAAGTGAAGTTATTGAACCAGATCAATGACAGTGAGCATTATCTAGGCACTGGGGAACTTAATTACAATGGCCATGAGAGTTATGCAACCAGAGCCAATAAATGGACTAAAGATCAATACATGTGGTCCAGTAAAGAGTTCATTAGCTATGAAGAACTTCAAAACACCACCACAACTCGTCAGTACCTCAAGGATGATAGTGTTTACTTTCAAGTAGATTACAAACTTGACTTATGCAATGGAACAAGAAAATGA
- the LOC136240828 gene encoding TNF receptor-associated factor 4-like, whose amino-acid sequence MIAAPRSTDGGFQYQFVTTPADWLICSICSYPSREPYLSGCCGQTFCKSCLEGAKKANSITDACPKCLNEKFVTIPHHQANKILKSIHVFCTNKKKGCEWQGEVDAVTDHLEGSDGCQFEDVTCPNECGMYLQRQHLTSHVEDECVGCKVDNVSDLQTQVVKIKHQLTKKIEASIRGIRKELQSTNSSAVHNELLAEEELANKLIGWVLIPVLIVLVAWFVRHDMNKIEELFHNELSLLDNNLTEELVAKLQTEFQTKLTAVETAAQKRIVELENKLQQKSNELDFVKQWFRWDRNITYEAAKLSSGMEVVPVIVKMSEYQKQKIYCSSNYKLRHQPCYKVSFYTHHKGYELSLHVFFTSDTHLTVRLYLEEGPHDSQLWWPLKGHCKVKLLNQINDSEHYLEIGQLNYNGHESYATRRDKSATNQYMWSSDDFITYKGLQNITTTCQYLKDDSIYFQVDYKLDLCNGTINKL is encoded by the coding sequence ATGATAGCCGCACCCAGGAGTACTGATGGTGGGTTTCAGTATCAGTTTGTAACGACTCCTGCAGattggttgatatgtagcatcTGCAGCTATCCCAGTAGAGAGCCTTACCTTAGTGGATGTTGCGGCCAAACATTCTGTAAGTCTTGCCTAGAGGGTGCAAAGAAAGCTAATTCCATTACTGATGCTTGTCCCAAGTGCCTAAACGAGAAGTTTGTTACTATTCCTCATCACCAAGCTAATAAAATCCTTAAGAGCATCCATGTATTCTGTACTAACAAAAAGAAAGGatgtgagtggcagggtgaagtTGATGCAGTCACCGATCACCTTGAAGGCAGCGACGGTTGCCAGTTTGAGGATGTGACATGCCCCAATGAATGTGGAATGTATTTACAGCGACAACATCTGACCAGTCATGTCGAGGATGAGTGTGTAGGTTGTAAAGTTGACAATGTCTCGGATTTACAAACTCAAGTGGTGAAAATCAAGCATCAgctaacaaaaaaaattgaggCCAGCATAAGAGGTATCAGAAAAGAATTACAATCCACAAATTCAAGTGCTGTTCATAATGAGCTATTGGCTGAAGAGGAGTTGGCTAACAAACTAATTGGGTGGGTGCTCATACCAGTTCTAATTGTGCTTGTGGCCTGGTTTGTTCGTCATGACATGAATAAGATTGAAGAATTGTTTCACAATGAACTGTCACTATTAGATAATAACCTTACAGAAGAGCTGGTTGCTAAGCTGCAGACTGAATTCCAAACAAAACTCACTGCTGTTGAAACAGCTGCTCAGAAACGGATAGTTGAGCTAGAAAATAAACTGCAACAGAAAAGTAATGAACTTGATTTTGTGAAGCAATGGTTTCGATGGGATAGGAATATTACCTATGAGGCAGCAAAGTTATCATCAGGTATGGAGGTTGTTCCGGTGATTGTAAAGATGTCAGAGTATcaaaaacagaaaatttattgtAGCAGTAATTATAAACTACGACATCAACCATGCTACAAGGTTTCATTCTACACTCATCATAAAGGATACGAGCTAAGCCTGCATGTTTTTTTTACCAGTGATACTCATTTAACAGTGCGTTTGTATCTTGAAGAAGGTCCCCATGATAGCCAATTGTGGTGGCCACTGAAGGGACATTGTAAAGTAAagctgttgaaccagatcaATGACAGTGAACATTATTTAGAGATTGGACAACTCAATTATAACGGTCATGAAAGTTATGCAACCAGAAGAGACAAAAGTGCTACAAATCAATACATGTGGTCTAGTGATGACTTTATTACTTACAAAGGACTTCAAAACATCACCACAACTTGTCAGTATCTCAAGGATGATAGTATTTACTTTCAAGTAGACTATAAACTAGACTTGTGCAATGGAACAATCAATAAACTTTAA